ACTGGAACAATTGGCGCTGCCCCAGACGGAAGATATTTATCATGCTGCCAAGGAGGTATTGAATGGCTGAGCTTGTGACCATGCCCAAATTGGGTTTTGATATGGCCGAGGGCAAGTTGGTGCGCTGGGTCAAAGCCGAAGGCGATACGGTCGCCAAGGGGGATGTGATTGCCGAAATTGAAACGGATAAAGCCACGGTGGAAGTGGAATCGAGCCTGGATGGTGTGATGTTCCGCCACCTGGCCCCCGAAGAAGCGGAACTACCGGTCAATTCTCCGATTGCCGTGGTCAGTGCGGCTGGGGAAGAACCTACTGAGGATGAGATTGATTCGTTAGTGGCGCAAGCCAGCGGGAAGCCATCAAAGAAGATGGAAAAACCTGCTGAGAAGAAACAGGCTGAGAAAGCCCCTTCGAAAGCAGTTGAATCTGATGATAGTGCTGATGTATCACCTGCTGGTGGTGTGCGTTCATCTCCTCTGGCCCGTAAGATCGCCGAGAATCACGATATTCAACTCGCAGCGGTCGAGGGCAGCGGCCCTCAAGGGCGCGTAGTGAAAAAGGACGTCGAGGCTTATCTCGACAGCATGAGCCAGGCAGGTTCAGGATCGAAGTCCGCCGGTAATGGTCAGACTTTCCAATCTGCCTCGAGTTTCAGTTTGGGTGAAGTGCCCGCTGATGAGGTTGTTGACCTGACGCGTCTACGTCAGGCGATCAGCCGACGGATGCAGGATTCCAATCAGAACTTCCCGCATTTCTATCTGACCCGTTCCTATCGTACCGGGGCATTGATGGCCTTGCGGAAACAATTGAATCAGATTCTGCCGGAAACGGACAAGCTCTC
This Chloroflexota bacterium DNA region includes the following protein-coding sequences:
- a CDS encoding 2-oxo acid dehydrogenase subunit E2; the protein is MAELVTMPKLGFDMAEGKLVRWVKAEGDTVAKGDVIAEIETDKATVEVESSLDGVMFRHLAPEEAELPVNSPIAVVSAAGEEPTEDEIDSLVAQASGKPSKKMEKPAEKKQAEKAPSKAVESDDSADVSPAGGVRSSPLARKIAENHDIQLAAVEGSGPQGRVVKKDVEAYLDSMSQAGSGSKSAGNGQTFQSASSFSLGEVPADEVVDLTRLRQAISRRMQDSNQNFPHFYLTRSYRTGALMALRKQLNQILPETDKLSVNDFVVKAVALALRQYPNLNASLQDDKNIVRHGHVNIGVAVAVEGGLLTVVSKDADLKPIRLIAREIREMVGRAREGKVRPEDIEGSTFSISNLGMYGIENFSAIINPPEAAILAVSAVQDVPMVVDGELTVGSQMKASISADHRVTDGAEAAEFMRVLADYLEEPMRLLI